The genomic stretch CCTGAATTGCTCTCTACTCTATTTGTTGATGGTTACATCGCCGAGACTAAAATTCCTGCAATTTATCAACAAAGATTTTGAGCAAATGAAAAAACTCGTCAATACATGCAAAAACAAGTTGGTTTTGGTACAATTGCTATCCAAATGAATCTTGACAATGTTACCCGCGGAAATTCTTATTTACAAGATGAAGACTTAAGAAAAGCTATTTATTATGCTATTAACCGTGTTGATTTATTAAAATTATATGGGCTAGATTCATCTTTTAGCCAAACCACCTGAACTAATTTTGGTTCCATTAAAACTAGTCGTAATTACCCACTTGCTAGCTTTTTTATAGATAAAAAATATTATTCTGAAAAAGTTGGTAGTGATGGCAAAAACATTGCTTTTAATTTGTTAGCTTTTGATTATACAGATCAATTATCCAAAGAATCTTGATTTGAATCAATTCAAAGAGTAGATAATTCTTACAATTTAGAAGTTGCTAATTTCTATTTAAATCGTTTTCGTGCTAAATATCCTAATCTAAATTCAGTTGATCTCAAATTTATTTATAAGGATAATAACTCAGAAAATGTGGCAACAGGACTCCAAGATATTCTAGCTCGTCACACAAATGGCTTTATTAAAATTGATCCTATTCGTCTTCCCGATGGTATTTATACACAAAGATTAATCACAGGTGAATTTGATCTAGCAATTCGCAATTTTGACTTTTTTAACATCGGTGGTGGGGAACCACACTCATATATTCGTGCTTTTTTTAACACCGATGATATTAGTCCCAAAGATAATAAGCTAACTGGTTTTGAAAACAATCCTACCGGTTCAATGACCTACTATAAATGGTGATCTTCACTTTCTAAACAACGCCAAGAAGAAATTCAAAAACGTTTAGATATTAATGATTTTGATATGCAAAAGTTTGTTGACCTTATTACTCGAAAAGTCAAAACTGATGAGCAAGGGCAAATAATCTATCAAAAGGTTTTTGGAAGTGTAGAAAGTAATCAAGCGCTTCAAGGTATTGATAAAAAAGAAATTTTAATTCCTGAATTTGCAGAAACTAATGAAGAATACAATGCTCGTATTAACGCTTTTTTTAACTCCAATTTTACAAATGAAGAGTTAAAACAAGGATGGAATCAAGAAAAAGTCTTTAATTTAATAGTAACTTTTGAAAAAATAATTCGTGAATTTGCTCCTGTTATTCCGGTAATGGAGGTTGATACTTTTTGAATAATTAATCGGATTCGTGCAGGAAGAAACAATTCCTTTCAATATGCTTTTGATGTTGAAAATATCAAAAAACCTAACATTTCACCAGAGGATGGTAAATAAGCTAAAAAATACTAATCTCCTTCATTTTATAGTATAATTTAGATTTGAATTATACAAATTGAAGGAGGTTTTTTTATGCAAAAACAGAAAAAATATTATTCAAGTTATCAAGAAGTTCCAGAAAGATATCGTTTTAATCTTGAACCTTTACTTGAAGGTAAAACTATTGATGAACAACTAGCAAAAATCAAAAAAATTACTGATAAATTGCTAGAACTTCGTGATAGCCAATTTGATAGCAAAGAACTTTTTTTAGAATACAAAAAACATGAAAACAAGTATTCTATTGCCATTGCCAAGCTTCATAACTATATTTCTAATAAATTAAGCACCAATGTTGTTGATACTGAAATGAACAGATATGATCAGAAATTATCATATCAAATCAATGAGTTTTATGCAAAATTGGGTGCAGTTACTAATCTTTTTTATAAAAAAATTGAGATCATCAAAACTTGAAAAGATGAGCCTGAAGTTGCTATTTATAAAAAAGAAATTGAAGCTGGAATTGAAGATTATAAACACAAATTAGATGATGGAGTTGAAGATTATCTTACCAAAGTTGCCTATGGACAAATTTCACCTTATGACAGCTTTGCTATTCTTTCAAATTCTGAAGTTTTCTTCCGTGAGCCTGAAACTCAAAAAGAATGAGATGATTTTGAAAAATCACAAGGTAAAAATCGTCCATTAGTCTACGTTGTCGACTCAAAAGGTAAAAAGCATATTTTAAATGATACAACTTATGTTGATTTACTTAAAAACAAAGATGAAGTTCTTCGGAAAAATGCTTATCAGAAGTATAATTTTATTTATTTAAAACATGCCGAGTTATTTGCTAATTTGTATTTATCTCATGTTAAGAATCTCTCAGCAGATGCCAAATCTCGTAATTTTGCCTCACTTACTGAATCTAGCATCTATCATGATCGCTTTAAAATTGAATTGTTGGAAAAATTGTTTAAATCCGTTCAAAAACATTCTTATTTATTTGAACGTTTTACAAAATTACAAGCTAAGTTTTTTAAGGCAAAATTTGGTAAAAAAATTAGCCGTTGAGACCGTCTATTAGAACTTGTTAATATCAAAGAATTTTACAGTATTGAAGATGCCCAAGATCTAGTTTTAAAAGCAGTAGCTCCACTAGGAGAAGAATACTACAATCAAATTAAAAAAGCTTTTGCTGATAATTGAGTTGACTACCACAATGTTCCAAATAAAAGATCTGGAGCATATTCAATTGGTAGCTCCTATGATATTGAACGTAAGTACATTCTAATGAATTTTGACTATACCATCAGTTCAGTTGACACCTTAGCACACGAGTTGGGTCACTCAATGCACTCATACTATTCAGATAAGCACCAAGATTTTACTAATTCACAGTACCCAATTATTCTAGCAGAAATCGCCTCTATTTTCAATGAATTAATGCTTAGTGATTATTTACTATCTAATTCCACAAGTGAGGAATTTAGCTTCTATATCCTAACTCAAATGATTCGCACCTTTGCAGCAACTGTTTACAATCAATGTTTATGAGCTGAATATGAACATGAAGTTTATAAAGCAGTCGATAGTGGAAGTCCAATTGGTGGCTATGATGACTTTAGCAAAATCTACCAAGATGTGCTTTCTCGCTATGAATCAAAACCCAGAACTGATATTTATCGCTTTAATGACTACCTCCGCGCAGTTAATGTACCACACTTCTACTATGGATTCTATGTTTATAAATATGCCCTAGGTTATATAGTAGCCAATGTTTTCTTCCAAAAATATAAATCAGAAGGTAAAAAAGCACTTGATGACTATATTAAAAAATTCTTATCAGCTGGTGCTTCTAAATGACCAATTGAATTATTAAAAGATGCTGGTGTTGATCTCGATGATGATAGAATCTATGAACAAGCTTTTGCAGTTCTTAAAGATCAAATCGACCAATATGAAAAAATTGGTAACCAAATTTTTAAAAACAAAAAATAATATTCTCTTAACTAAAATTTTAATATCAAAACATCCTAAAATCAGGATGTTTTTTTTTGCAACTTCTTGTTAATCTTTAGTTTTAGGTAACTTCTGTTTGTTCTTCTTGTTTAGTTTACCTTCTTTTGGTGTTGGGATTCTATAGGTTGCTCTGTTTGTAAAGGTGTTGGAGTTGCTACTTTTCCTTTTTAGTCTTTTTTTATACTCCTTGCAAATTTGTCACTTGAATTTGACTAGTAGACTTTTGTTCAATTATTTTTTTGTGGCAATGGTTGATGTTTGCAATCCAAGACCAATTATTGCAGACTACTTAAAAGTGAAGAAATTACAAATATTTTTTTCTTCATTTTTGTATTAAAATATATAAATTTAGTTTTTGTCTACCCAGTTTGTTGTATTGCTGTTAAAATTCAAGTTTAATAAAAAATCTCAAGATCTAAAAACTCGAGATTTTCTAAATTATCATTTAAATTACTAATTAGCTTTTTACTTAAAATTTAAGCACCTTCTGGAAATAGTAAAGTTTTGCTAAAATCTTTAAATTCGCCTTCATTTTCAGATAATTTTTTCAAGTTTTGCCGATATGATTTTTCTTGTTTGGGGAACAGTTTTTTATTTGTGCCATCAATTAAGTTGTGTCTTAATCCATAAGTATCAAAATCAGCTATTTGAACAAAAGGAGTATAACCACCTTTTCCACTAATATCTACACTGCTACCTTTTTCTTGAACAGCTGAATAAATACCAACTGGTAAACCATAATCGTTAATTACAAGTGAACCAGATGCTCCATAGTATAATCCACTATTTTCAATAAAGGTTGTAAAGCCAAAAGGTGAATAACTTCTTTTATTATTTAGAATATCATTTAGAACTAAACCATTACTAAAACTATCATTTGAAATTGCAAAAGGTTTGTTGTCCAAGTTTTTTGGGTAATTTCTCATTAAAAATTGTCGTCCATTAAGATTTGGGTAACCTAATACATAGAGTTTTGTTGTATTAGGAGATAAAATAGCAGATTCACTAATCCCCAATTCTTGTTTGTTGGTAATATCTTTTTGATAAATTGATGTATAGTCATAACTTATGTAGGGTATTCCTTGCCCATCATGATTTGGATAATTTTGTGCTCTAAACTTGGTGATGTCTTCTTGGATATCTTTTATTCCTTTTTCGATATGTTCTTTTAATAGTTGAAGATTTTCTTTGTTATTATCATTTTTTGAAATTAGCTGATCTAATTTAGCCAAGTTAACTTTTAGTCCAAAAACAGCAAAATCTTTACCAATTCCATTGTTTATTTTGTCACCACTTGGAGATGATATTGCTGTTTGCTTGAGTTGATTGTTTGTTTGATTATCAAAAATATTTAAAGCCACAAAGACAGTTTTTGGATTTTCAAAAACTCCTTCAATGTAGATTTCTT from Mesomycoplasma conjunctivae encodes the following:
- a CDS encoding ABC transporter substrate-binding protein yields the protein MKKKIISSLISLVPLATLVSCASAIEANRKEFDFGVAVPQINTLNYVTNNSSHSIINSLVESFFKPGPTSSESYGGKLNLPSATVATYRSNLPLDRIGDILGKVDTVDSTGRFFTITDTPLALGTAAPTIPGTSNSVRGITNPSGQFLTVTLSLNKGASKWSNGDEVVAQDFIDYILYVLNISVASPNLTKTINNINIKNSQALVSLQQDYVQRFSKVYSNPFGQRRFVNVDGKIVEDQNQQVFVSENPGDEEFVANFKKLLANFGMYTGRVFVEYSNKEIIDLVQKNISLNPNFDYKSTSFKQLIDNKEVETKLTRNPFLDPHQVFIGSSLTPKYKFLPADDYDLRIEFEDYAPKVYFSLYRQVIFPEILLPINRKFVEYTVGGIRNFGTDLKNFIWNGPFDISQLDLGPQGSLILSKRDSYYSADKTVPEKIKVFFAEDPELLSTLFVDGYIAETKIPAIYQQRFWANEKTRQYMQKQVGFGTIAIQMNLDNVTRGNSYLQDEDLRKAIYYAINRVDLLKLYGLDSSFSQTTWTNFGSIKTSRNYPLASFFIDKKYYSEKVGSDGKNIAFNLLAFDYTDQLSKESWFESIQRVDNSYNLEVANFYLNRFRAKYPNLNSVDLKFIYKDNNSENVATGLQDILARHTNGFIKIDPIRLPDGIYTQRLITGEFDLAIRNFDFFNIGGGEPHSYIRAFFNTDDISPKDNKLTGFENNPTGSMTYYKWWSSLSKQRQEEIQKRLDINDFDMQKFVDLITRKVKTDEQGQIIYQKVFGSVESNQALQGIDKKEILIPEFAETNEEYNARINAFFNSNFTNEELKQGWNQEKVFNLIVTFEKIIREFAPVIPVMEVDTFWIINRIRAGRNNSFQYAFDVENIKKPNISPEDGK
- the pepF gene encoding oligoendopeptidase F — its product is MQKQKKYYSSYQEVPERYRFNLEPLLEGKTIDEQLAKIKKITDKLLELRDSQFDSKELFLEYKKHENKYSIAIAKLHNYISNKLSTNVVDTEMNRYDQKLSYQINEFYAKLGAVTNLFYKKIEIIKTWKDEPEVAIYKKEIEAGIEDYKHKLDDGVEDYLTKVAYGQISPYDSFAILSNSEVFFREPETQKEWDDFEKSQGKNRPLVYVVDSKGKKHILNDTTYVDLLKNKDEVLRKNAYQKYNFIYLKHAELFANLYLSHVKNLSADAKSRNFASLTESSIYHDRFKIELLEKLFKSVQKHSYLFERFTKLQAKFFKAKFGKKISRWDRLLELVNIKEFYSIEDAQDLVLKAVAPLGEEYYNQIKKAFADNWVDYHNVPNKRSGAYSIGSSYDIERKYILMNFDYTISSVDTLAHELGHSMHSYYSDKHQDFTNSQYPIILAEIASIFNELMLSDYLLSNSTSEEFSFYILTQMIRTFAATVYNQCLWAEYEHEVYKAVDSGSPIGGYDDFSKIYQDVLSRYESKPRTDIYRFNDYLRAVNVPHFYYGFYVYKYALGYIVANVFFQKYKSEGKKALDDYIKKFLSAGASKWPIELLKDAGVDLDDDRIYEQAFAVLKDQIDQYEKIGNQIFKNKK
- a CDS encoding MIP family Ig-specific serine endopeptidase; translated protein: MKKTKKRWESRKQLLIGFSSTILPLSTATILVACGNEQVRTPVKKQQTTKPKNDQDQRTEQQTTKPKNDQDQRTEQQTFPNLNQNDILRGIENARRLREQQKPELVSNLAKLTDEQAYEKLKNRTFAIAFNSIDRTDENDVNDIVPYEPTGTGWLLDAAYNQNKTEVMLYIATNAHVFARSFNTLDAKYKQTFPEYFTDTNKDEKVDSFIIGVPKKEANIQAIDNNSNPGENNTALYFINKTLQENKRKKEIYIEGVFENPKTVFVALNIFDNQTNNQLKQTAISSPSGDKINNGIGKDFAVFGLKVNLAKLDQLISKNDNNKENLQLLKEHIEKGIKDIQEDITKFRAQNYPNHDGQGIPYISYDYTSIYQKDITNKQELGISESAILSPNTTKLYVLGYPNLNGRQFLMRNYPKNLDNKPFAISNDSFSNGLVLNDILNNKRSYSPFGFTTFIENSGLYYGASGSLVINDYGLPVGIYSAVQEKGSSVDISGKGGYTPFVQIADFDTYGLRHNLIDGTNKKLFPKQEKSYRQNLKKLSENEGEFKDFSKTLLFPEGA